The genomic window TACCGATTCAGATGGAACGATTCGCTTCGATCCAGAAAATAAACCTGCTGTTTCAAACCTGCTCTCAATCTTTTCATTATGTACAGACGAAAGTATTGCATCACTTGAAGAGCGTTATCGTGACTCCGGCTACGGTCCGTTTAAATCGGATCTTGCTGAAGCCGTTATTCACACGCTAGAACCCGTGCAAAAACGCTATTACGAGTTAATCAACTCTAGTGAATTGGATGATATTCTTGATGCCGGCGCCGATAAAGCCGCCAAGCTAGCTAACAAGACCTTGAAAAAAGCGGAAAACGCAATGGGCCTTGGACGAAAAAGAAGATAAGTCATTGCCCCCTCATGAATCATGTGGGGGGTTTTTTATAGTTGGAACACAAATAAAACGCCTTCTCTAATTGAAAGCGTTCTGTGTCGATCGATCTATTTATCAAGCGATTGCTTGTGTTCGCTAATTTTCACTGAGCTATATTGGCGCAATCTGTCCCTAATTTTATTCATTAATTGATAAAACTGAGCCACTTCTTGTGCCTCAAAATCTGAAAACAAAGCGGTAAAGTAAGTATGTACCTCTTCTTGGTACGCCTTCATTTTCGCTTTTCCCTCTTCTGAGAAATGAACATATTTTAAGCGACTATCTTTGTCACTCTCTTTAAATTGAATTAACTTTTTTTGTTGTAATTTTTTCAATCGATTGGATACTGCGCTTTTATGTGTCCGTTGGTATTCTGCAATCTCTTTTGATGTTAATGGTCCTGTTAAATCAATTATAATTAGTACAGCAAGCTGTTCAGGAGAAAGCTCCCTAAATTCATGCGAAAGTTCTTCTTCAATTATTTGATGGCCATAAAAAAATACATCTTTAAAGACATCCATAGCTTCTAAAAGCGTATTTTTCAAGTCACCACATCCTTTTATCTATCCATTTTTAACATGATGAAAAAAAGGCTTCCGACTATGGAACCCTTCTTTTTTGTTTAATAGCCGTTTTGCTTTTTCAATACTTTTCCAACGAAAAATGACAATCCGAGTGTACCGACTAATAAAACAACTGAAAAGATTTGCATGACTAAATAGGCCATATCGTTTGTATCCAACCGACTTCCCCTCCTTCTTACTTATTATTATTATAAGAGAAAGCCGATTTGATGTAAATAAAACGCTTTAGAAAAGATTTACTTTACTCGTTCAGGGTGCTCAAGCTCCCACAGTTTTTCAAAAAACGTATGGCCCTTAACCATCCCCTTGCACAACTGATAGTGTTCAGTAGACCAACCTGCGCCTACACCATCTAATAAGTAGGCCCAAACATCTTCCCGTGCCTTATTTTTCAATTGTTCATAGGCATTTGGATCCCATTCCGTACACCAATAAATCAGCTCAGCATCAGAAGCAGTAGTATAGAGTTGATCCAATACCATAAACAATAATTGTTTTAATTGACGCTCACTTCTTGTTAAGCCTTGTAAATCATTTGGGCTCAATGACAATAAGTGATAGTCTTTGTCAGGCAAAGGAGCCAATAATTCAAAATATTGAACTTCTTGATCGTTCAGTGCATCGTAGACGAGCTGTTCCTGCCTTGGCGTTAACCGGCTCTTTCGTATCGGTGTTTTATATCCCATCGTATCAACCGCTAAAATTCTTGTGCCATCTGTTATGATAAAACAGTAGTCTAACTGAATACGAGACATGTTCTTTCTTAAATAGCTCTTTTGGTGCACAGCATCTAACAGGTTCTGTGGTAAATCCAGCAACTGATTTTCAATATAGGAAAAAAGATCGCTGCTTCCACGGATTAGTTTTACTTGATCCAACACTTCAACACGATCTACACTTCGCCACTCATGGAACTCGCACACATTATAGCCGTTTTCTTCACCTTCAAACCAGTTAACCCAAACATCACGCATCATCACCATACTTTTTCCTCCTCGCTAGTTTGTTCTTGATCACAGTATGGTCATGGCTTATCGTTCTTAAACCCATTTTCTATAGATCCATAGCGATAGATTTTTTCTGCAGGTGTTGTAAGAAGCCCAATCGTTTCTTCTTTTAAATGAGAGGCAGCCTGTTGACATAATTGATAGCCAAAGTAGTAGCCAAGCATAGGGGGTATGTGCTTTTTGGCATTTCCATATAAATGATCCTTATACCTTCTCCTGCCCTTTAATTGGAGCTTTTTATGAATAAAGATGACCGCCCATTTATCGTTCCATGTCTTGTCATATAAAGAAGTCCACGGTGCTAAATACGCTTCTCCTAACCATTCCTTCACAGCTAGCTCTGCCAATCCCTCCATTACCATCGATTCCAATAACGTAATGGTTTCTTCATTCTCTTTTGTATGAGACAACCTGCAAACATGGTGATATTCATGAATTAAAAGGGCAAAAAGATCGTTTGCTTCAATGGTTTCCGGAACAATTAAAACAATGCCATTTTGAAAACTGAGACCCATCATACCTTTCACATCGGTCTGTCTTTTCTTTAATTGCTCGTTGGCAAGTAAAAGATATACAGGTACATTTGGCCCATTCCAGGCCTCTTTTAGCTGTAAAAACTTTTCTTGCAAAACGGACCAATAGTTTTTAGTAATAAACAGAGAAAGTGCATCTGTATCTTTTATTGTAAATAAACCTACTTTCTCCAAATACATGGCCAGCTCCGTATCCGTTCCAAACTGAAAAAGCGGCTGCAACGGTTGAGCAAATAAACGTTGATACGTTAATTCACTGTCCTTCTGAGCACGAACATGCTTTAAAAACATTTCACCCCATTTATTTGTGCGAATAACAGCCATCTTCTCCTCCTTATGCTTTCTTACGTCTCCAATGGACAAACTTCTGTATAAAACATACGCTTTCATTTACACTATGCAAGAAAGACTCCGATCTTGATTATCCGATCTGACCATGCTACGCTTCTGATACACATGTTAAGAATTGGCCGTAAAGGAGATCCATATGACAACGGATGAGCTGACAAAAACACTAGATGCTTTTACACGGCTAACTCGAAAAGAGTGGGCCACATTGAATAAAGGATTGCGTTCAAATTTAACGGAACAAGAGCGAAAAGAGATAGAAGGAATTTATGAGACGATTTCCGCTTCTGAAGTAAACGATGTGTATATGCCATTATCTGAATTACTTTACAAACGAATGTATCATAATGTAAAACTACATCAAGATATGAATGAATTTTTACAAAGGAGCCGAAAACGGGTTCCCTTTATTATCGGCATCGCTGGAAGCGTCTCTGTTGGAAAGAGCACCACGGCTCGTTTAATTCAAGCACTTGCAAAAAGGTGGCCGAATCAACCAACTGTCTCGCTTGTGACAACCGATGGCTTTTTATATCCAAATGAGGTTCTAGAAGAAAGAGGTTTAATGAAACGAAAAGGGTTTCCGGAAAGTTATGATATTCGTCGACTGATCTCATTCCTAACTGAACTTAAATCTGGGGTAAATGAAGTTGAAGCGCCTGTCTATTCCCACCTAACATATAATATTGAAGCAGCTCAAACACAGAAAATCGTTCAACCTGATGTTGTCATTGTTGAAGGGATTAACGTTTTGCAAGTAAACCGCAAAGGAAAACGGATGCCGCCTCTATTCGTATCTGACTTTTTTGATTACAGTATTTATGTTGATGCTGATGAGGAAGACATTATTTCCTGGTATGTGGAACGATTTCACTTACTAAGAAATACTGCCTTTCAAGATCCAAGCTCTTACTTTCATCGCTACAAAAACTTAAATGATGCAGAGGCAACGGAAATGGCTAAATCGATTTGGCACTCAATTAACGGTGTAAATCTTGAGAAGAATATTAAGCCGACACGATTGCGCGCAGACTTAATCTTAACAAAAGGAAAGCAACATCAGGTTGAACACATTCAACTTCGAAAATAAAAAACACCTTGTTCCGTTAAAACGGAATAAGGTGTTTTTGTCATTACCCTTTAAACAATTGAACGAACATTTTTCCATAAGGACCGCCATCAACAATGCCGATTCCTACTTCTGAATAGTTACTACTTAAAATATTTTCTCTATGACCTTGAGAGTTCATTAAAGCAGTATGAGCTTGCTCAACCGTTTGATTTCCTGCCAAATTTTCACCAGCTGTCTGGTATGTAATACCAAAGTGGTCCATCATTTGAAAAGGAGAACCATAAGTAGGAGATTCATGAGCAAAATAGTTGTTGTCAATCATATCTTGAGCTTTCACACGAGCTACTTCTGTTAACTCTTGATCAATTTCAAGCGGAGCTAAGCCGCTTTCAGCGCGTGCTGAGTTAACAAGATCAACCATTTGCTGCTCTTCTTCGCTAACGTCGCTTGCTTCAGCAACCTCTTCACTAGCATCTGACTCTTCTTCTACTACTTCAGTTTCTGACTCTGGTGCCTCTTCTTCTACCTCAGGCTGTTGCCAATCGCCAGTAGACCAATTTATATCACCATATGATGGAGCTGAGGAAAAACAATCGCCACTCCATTGTATTGGTGCAGTGTTATATTGATGACCTGTTGACGCCTCTGCACGATCAACGTGGTTCAATCCTAGAGCTAGTGTTGCTACGAATGTTGCAATCGCAAGTTTCTTCATTCCAGTATCCTCCTAAAATAGATCAAGTTGCGTTGCCCAATTACTTGAGCACATGGCAATCCTAGCATAGCTTTTTTTTTGAGACGATGGAAAAATGTTCATGTGTATCCATGTTGAAATGAATTGTAATAGTGGTTTTGGCTCGATAATACAGGTCTTTTTTGCTGTCAACTTTTCTTTTTTTAACTGGAAATTGCGTCGATAATGTTATGAAGCTGTAATCTTTGTTTTATCTGTTACATACTTGTCATATTTGGTACAGACCCACTGCGATCATACTCTTCACTAATTGGAAAACATTCCTAGGTGCAACGGCTTCTTTTTTTGTTAAAGTTAGATCGTGCGTTTTTTACTAAACATTCTAGGAGTGAATCATGTTATGTTTAAAAAAATAACTCTTTCATTCGTTGCTTTTTTTGGTATCAGTTTGTTTTCATCTGCTTCAATAGATGGTAAAACGATTAAGCATCCGGTACAAGCTGGAGAATCACTGTATACAATTAGCGAACGTTATGGCGTATCACAAGCTTCTATCCAACGAATTAATCAGTTACAAACGAATCAGCTTGAAGCTGGAACTACCTTAACCATTCCGACAGCCATCACAGCTTCCGATCGTGAATGGATGGCGAAACTCGTTTATGCTGAAGCAAAAGGAGAATCCTATGAAGGAAAAGTCGCGGTAGCTACTGTTTTACTCAATCGACTCGACCACCAAGATTATCCTGATACAATGTATGATGTGATTCATCAAGTAACACCATCAGGTCACTATGCTTTTTCTCCTGTATTAGATGGTGCCATTCATAACGATGCCGATGAAGAATCACGTCGAGCTGTCAATGAAGCCATTGCTTATCGAGGGTTAGGTCAACAGTCCCTGTATTTTTATAATCCTGCTACCGCAACAAGTGGTTGGGTGGCTACAAGAGAGCAAACAATTGTTATTGGTAACCACGTCTTTGCAAAATAAATAGTGAAAAAACACATTGTCTGCAAAAGCAATGTGTTTTTTTCATAGATATGGGTATGGATAAACGAAAGAGGTGATTACATTGAAGACGATTACACGTTATGATCGAATGGTGGCTGGTGCTCTTAGTAGCCGTTTTGAACCACAAGGGGTTGAAACCATTAAGCGTATCTCAAAAACAAGTCCTACGTTACGAACAGCAAGATCCGTTTCTGAAAACGACATTTACAGTTATGGCTTCGCTTTTTATAAGAAAGAAGCGCAAAATCCTTCGAAACGAGCCTATTCGTTGCCGAATGAATCCCTTCATCTTTTGCAAAATCACTACATTTTTAACACTCTTTATCATAAAATCAAACCGTTCATTCACTCATTATCGACAAGCCCGTTTCACAATGATCAACAGCATGACATCAAAGTTCTCGCAACTCACATTCACGGGTTTAACGAAACATCGAAGCTGACACCCTTTGTTCAGGATGGCTTTGTTATCGACTCCTACCGATAAGAACAGCGGCTAAAACCGCTGTTTTTTTGTTATACTAATATGATAAGTGAATCGCCTAGGGCATGAAAGGAGTGGTGACATGAGGCTCATTGTTAGCCATACTAATCTTGATTTTGACGGGCTCGCCTCGTTAGTAGCTGCGCATAAATTCGATCCTAAAGCCGTTTTAGCGCTCCCACCTAGTCTAGGAGAGCGAGTAAAACAATTTTTACATTTTTACAGCGATTCCTTTGATTGGTACACGTATAAACAGATTGATTGGAGTAACGTCAGTGCTATTACGTATGTCGATTGCTCCACAGATGAGCGAGCGGGCGTTGCCTCTTTTTTAGTTAATAATGAAATCGAGCGTTCTTATATTGACCACCACCAATCAGAAGCTACTGGTGCAAATATTACATTATTACTCCAACCAATTATTCATCAAGGAATCGCCGTATCCCCTATAGAAGCTACGTTATTCGGCTTAGGCTTATATAGCGATACAAATCGACTTACAAATGATACTGTTACGATTGCCGACATGAAAGCGGCGGTCTTTTTACATGAAAATGGTATGGATTTAACGGTTATACGGGAGTTTTTACAAGCACATGCCGGCGAACACCCTTTGTTCAAGACACTTTTTAATGCGGTCGATATTCAGACGATTGCAGAAAAACGAATTGTTTTTTCAACTTGTATAGCCGATCAGTATATCGCCGATATCGCAACGGTAGTAGAAGAAATTCACAGCCTGTATGCACCAGATGCAACCATTGTTCTTTGCCAACTGCACCATCACACGTATATGATTGCACGCGCTACGAGTGCAGACATTCCCATTCAAATTCTTGCGCAACAGTTAGGTGGAAATGGGCATGATTATGCAGCTTCTGCCATTTGTCGAAACGAGCCACTCGCTAAAGCCTATGCAACCGTACGCCATTTGCTCACAGCGTGCATCCAAGTTAAAACCCCTATCCGTTCTATTATGCACTGGCCAGTTCAAACTTTTTTTGCTTCCTCTACTGTAGCGGAAGTATTTCATGAAAGTAACCACTTACCGTATAAGGGATTTCCTGTTGTGAATGATAGGAAGCAGGTTATAGGAATGCTAACAGCAGCAAAGCTTAAAAAGGCGATTGGTTTAAACCAAGGGACTGAATTAGTAGCATCAATCATGTCTAAAAAAGTTCTTACATTAAAGGCAACCGATTCAATTGAACAAGGAAAAAAAGTAATGATGGAAAACGAAATTGGTCGCATCCCCATTTGCCAGAGCGATGGAACATTAGAAGGAATCATTACTCGCAGTTCGATCATTACGAGTCCATTTGAACATCCGCCTCATTACAGCGATAGCGAACTCACTCGCTACTTCGGGGAGAAACGCTTTACCTTTTTGCGGAAAATTGGAGAGCTTGCTGATGCACAAGATGTGCAAGTATACATCGTTGGCGGTATTGTGCGTGATTTTATTT from Shouchella hunanensis includes these protein-coding regions:
- a CDS encoding MarR family winged helix-turn-helix transcriptional regulator, producing the protein MKNTLLEAMDVFKDVFFYGHQIIEEELSHEFRELSPEQLAVLIIIDLTGPLTSKEIAEYQRTHKSAVSNRLKKLQQKKLIQFKESDKDSRLKYVHFSEEGKAKMKAYQEEVHTYFTALFSDFEAQEVAQFYQLMNKIRDRLRQYSSVKISEHKQSLDK
- a CDS encoding YjbA family protein yields the protein MVMMRDVWVNWFEGEENGYNVCEFHEWRSVDRVEVLDQVKLIRGSSDLFSYIENQLLDLPQNLLDAVHQKSYLRKNMSRIQLDYCFIITDGTRILAVDTMGYKTPIRKSRLTPRQEQLVYDALNDQEVQYFELLAPLPDKDYHLLSLSPNDLQGLTRSERQLKQLLFMVLDQLYTTASDAELIYWCTEWDPNAYEQLKNKAREDVWAYLLDGVGAGWSTEHYQLCKGMVKGHTFFEKLWELEHPERVK
- a CDS encoding DUF2268 domain-containing protein produces the protein MAVIRTNKWGEMFLKHVRAQKDSELTYQRLFAQPLQPLFQFGTDTELAMYLEKVGLFTIKDTDALSLFITKNYWSVLQEKFLQLKEAWNGPNVPVYLLLANEQLKKRQTDVKGMMGLSFQNGIVLIVPETIEANDLFALLIHEYHHVCRLSHTKENEETITLLESMVMEGLAELAVKEWLGEAYLAPWTSLYDKTWNDKWAVIFIHKKLQLKGRRRYKDHLYGNAKKHIPPMLGYYFGYQLCQQAASHLKEETIGLLTTPAEKIYRYGSIENGFKNDKP
- the coaA gene encoding type I pantothenate kinase, whose amino-acid sequence is MTTDELTKTLDAFTRLTRKEWATLNKGLRSNLTEQERKEIEGIYETISASEVNDVYMPLSELLYKRMYHNVKLHQDMNEFLQRSRKRVPFIIGIAGSVSVGKSTTARLIQALAKRWPNQPTVSLVTTDGFLYPNEVLEERGLMKRKGFPESYDIRRLISFLTELKSGVNEVEAPVYSHLTYNIEAAQTQKIVQPDVVIVEGINVLQVNRKGKRMPPLFVSDFFDYSIYVDADEEDIISWYVERFHLLRNTAFQDPSSYFHRYKNLNDAEATEMAKSIWHSINGVNLEKNIKPTRLRADLILTKGKQHQVEHIQLRK
- a CDS encoding CAP domain-containing protein, producing MKKLAIATFVATLALGLNHVDRAEASTGHQYNTAPIQWSGDCFSSAPSYGDINWSTGDWQQPEVEEEAPESETEVVEEESDASEEVAEASDVSEEEQQMVDLVNSARAESGLAPLEIDQELTEVARVKAQDMIDNNYFAHESPTYGSPFQMMDHFGITYQTAGENLAGNQTVEQAHTALMNSQGHRENILSSNYSEVGIGIVDGGPYGKMFVQLFKG
- a CDS encoding cell wall hydrolase, translated to MFKKITLSFVAFFGISLFSSASIDGKTIKHPVQAGESLYTISERYGVSQASIQRINQLQTNQLEAGTTLTIPTAITASDREWMAKLVYAEAKGESYEGKVAVATVLLNRLDHQDYPDTMYDVIHQVTPSGHYAFSPVLDGAIHNDADEESRRAVNEAIAYRGLGQQSLYFYNPATATSGWVATREQTIVIGNHVFAK
- a CDS encoding CBS domain-containing protein, producing the protein MRLIVSHTNLDFDGLASLVAAHKFDPKAVLALPPSLGERVKQFLHFYSDSFDWYTYKQIDWSNVSAITYVDCSTDERAGVASFLVNNEIERSYIDHHQSEATGANITLLLQPIIHQGIAVSPIEATLFGLGLYSDTNRLTNDTVTIADMKAAVFLHENGMDLTVIREFLQAHAGEHPLFKTLFNAVDIQTIAEKRIVFSTCIADQYIADIATVVEEIHSLYAPDATIVLCQLHHHTYMIARATSADIPIQILAQQLGGNGHDYAASAICRNEPLAKAYATVRHLLTACIQVKTPIRSIMHWPVQTFFASSTVAEVFHESNHLPYKGFPVVNDRKQVIGMLTAAKLKKAIGLNQGTELVASIMSKKVLTLKATDSIEQGKKVMMENEIGRIPICQSDGTLEGIITRSSIITSPFEHPPHYSDSELTRYFGEKRFTFLRKIGELADAQDVQVYIVGGIVRDFILNRLSKDIDLVVEGDAISFARTLANQFGGEVQQHDHFLTATWIIHSVPIDLVTARREHYRTPGALPDVQPASIKDDLARRDFAINAIAVSLNASCFGEILDPFQGRQQIQAKTVSVLHPLSFIEDPTRLFRALRFAKRLGFQLGDETKKQAKIMGHAIQTISKQRLYHELELSHREDQLPWLFKALNEYHVWKIFFGANMSENAYKHIQHLFREGVNESIFLAIAAIAYEQHSLESLHAFALTKLTKKLLTDIQLIEDYQDETSLDNLHGSLFSVKDAAIFFFITLPNKENAMLSQYRNAREMLTPLVTGRDLIALGFKPSPLFSTWLLDIEKRQLTGEIKTKADALAWVSKKNKHES